One window of Candidatus Woesearchaeota archaeon genomic DNA carries:
- a CDS encoding nicotinamide-nucleotide adenylyltransferase — MISLFIGRFQPFHKGHLHDIKEALKFSDNVIIAVGSSQESGTNENPFSYDERKEMIEKVIKKERIPNTEVYPVPDINDDAMWADHVISITGDADIIYTGNKWVKKLFRQKGFEVRDVSFLPEVNATEIRKRMHHGKDWESLVPAEVADIIHKVGGVNRVKRINGKL; from the coding sequence ATGATTTCATTGTTCATCGGAAGGTTCCAGCCTTTTCATAAAGGCCACCTTCATGATATAAAAGAGGCATTAAAATTCTCAGATAATGTCATAATAGCAGTGGGCAGCTCCCAGGAATCTGGCACTAATGAAAACCCCTTCTCTTATGATGAAAGAAAAGAGATGATCGAAAAGGTTATCAAAAAAGAAAGAATTCCAAATACAGAGGTCTATCCTGTTCCCGACATAAACGACGATGCCATGTGGGCAGATCATGTGATATCCATTACAGGAGACGCAGATATTATCTACACAGGCAACAAATGGGTTAAAAAGCTTTTTAGGCAAAAAGGCTTTGAAGTAAGGGATGTCTCATTTCTCCCAGAAGTGAATGCCACAGAGATCAGGAAGAGGATGCATCATGGCAAAGACTGGGAATCATTAGTTCCCGCTGAAGTCGCAGATATCATACATAAGGTTGGGGGAGTTAACAGGGTAAAGAGGATTAATGGGAAGTTATAG
- a CDS encoding NAD+ synthase, with product MKKLYYQFLEEIKNFFRRNHKTKAVVGLSGGIDSALCLKLCCDALNSKNVTALIMPEKGLTKDKNTEDAKKLAKKLKVKNFVIEINPFLDVFNQLPWKQSKVALMNTKARIRAIILYNYSNSNNSLVVGTSNKSELLLGYGTKYGDLAADVFLIGDLLKSDVLSLSRYLKLPEKIIRKKPSAELTVGQTDEADLGATYHKLDSILKKYIKDEKLNKKNNLVKKTLQRVDKNRHKRDVPPVIEIK from the coding sequence ATGAAAAAGCTCTATTATCAGTTTTTAGAGGAGATAAAAAATTTCTTCAGGCGCAATCACAAGACTAAGGCAGTAGTCGGCCTCTCAGGGGGCATAGATTCAGCATTGTGCCTGAAGCTTTGCTGCGACGCCTTAAACAGCAAGAATGTTACAGCCCTGATAATGCCTGAAAAGGGCCTTACAAAAGACAAAAATACAGAAGATGCAAAAAAGCTCGCAAAAAAGCTCAAAGTGAAGAATTTCGTTATAGAAATTAACCCTTTTCTGGATGTCTTCAACCAGCTTCCCTGGAAACAGAGCAAGGTAGCTCTGATGAACACAAAAGCAAGGATAAGGGCAATCATTCTTTATAATTATTCCAACAGCAATAATTCTCTGGTTGTGGGCACGTCCAATAAATCAGAGCTTCTGCTCGGCTATGGGACAAAATACGGCGATTTGGCAGCAGATGTTTTCTTAATAGGGGATTTGCTTAAGTCAGATGTGCTTTCATTATCCCGCTATCTGAAATTGCCGGAAAAAATAATCAGGAAAAAGCCTTCTGCTGAGCTGACCGTGGGACAGACTGATGAAGCCGATTTGGGTGCAACCTACCATAAGCTTGATTCTATACTGAAAAAATACATCAAGGACGAAAAGCTTAATAAGAAAAACAATTTAGTTAAGAAAACCCTGCAAAGGGTTGACAAGAACAGGCACAAGCGCGATGTCCCGCCTGTAATAGAAATAAAATGA
- a CDS encoding O-acetyl-ADP-ribose deacetylase: MGFDENKHIKGDITRVKADAIVNAANSSLMGGGGVDGAIHRAADPRLLEGCKKLRKNLPDGLPAGEAVITKAYSLPAKYVIHTVGPVYNKDDISFLKKCYLNSLELAEKNNCESISFPAISTGIYGVPVGISAGIAKEVIGKFGSLAIKEVTLVLFKQSDYQIYKKAFT; the protein is encoded by the coding sequence ATAGGTTTCGATGAAAACAAGCATATTAAAGGAGATATAACGAGGGTAAAAGCAGACGCGATTGTTAATGCAGCCAACTCTTCTTTAATGGGTGGCGGCGGGGTGGATGGTGCCATCCACAGGGCAGCCGACCCCCGATTATTAGAGGGGTGCAAAAAGCTAAGAAAAAATCTGCCAGATGGTTTGCCCGCAGGAGAAGCGGTGATAACAAAGGCATATTCTCTGCCTGCAAAATATGTTATCCACACCGTAGGCCCGGTCTACAACAAAGATGATATCTCTTTCTTAAAAAAATGCTACTTGAACAGCCTGGAACTTGCTGAAAAAAATAACTGCGAATCAATCAGCTTTCCTGCAATAAGCACAGGCATTTACGGGGTCCCGGTTGGGATATCAGCAGGAATTGCAAAAGAAGTTATTGGAAAATTTGGCTCACTAGCAATCAAGGAAGTTACACTGGTATTGTTTAAACAATCCGATTATCAGATTTATAAAAAAGCTTTCACTTGA
- the dnaJ gene encoding molecular chaperone DnaJ, with product MARDYYDILGVDKSATKEDIRKAYKKLAKKYHPDINKDNPEAEQKFKEINEAAAVLGDDQKRSQYDQFGDAESFKKAGGGAGFEGFDFGSFGFGDFASFDFGDIFDQFFSGGGFSSRRGRGSRRRGADIRADIEITLEEAASGTKRALNIPRIEKCPECHGTGAESDSDIKECPECHGTGASRKTQRTPFGMFATTSACRRCRGSGKIIEKECGKCDGTGLVKNTRKIEVKIPAGAEEGTNLRITGEGEAGEAGAGTGDLYLIVHVKDHPVFDRDGDNLHVNLRVPFATAALGGEVEVPTLDGKAKLRIPAGTQPGTIFRMKGRGIPFLHGYGQGDEMVEITIKVPDKLNKKQKDLLKEFEKSGKKKRFFK from the coding sequence ATGGCGAGAGACTATTATGATATATTAGGTGTGGACAAGAGCGCTACAAAGGAGGATATAAGGAAAGCGTATAAAAAGCTGGCTAAAAAATACCATCCTGACATTAACAAAGATAATCCCGAGGCTGAGCAAAAGTTCAAGGAAATAAACGAGGCTGCAGCTGTACTTGGAGACGACCAAAAAAGAAGCCAATACGACCAGTTCGGGGATGCGGAGTCATTTAAGAAAGCTGGCGGCGGTGCTGGCTTCGAAGGATTTGATTTCGGCAGCTTTGGTTTCGGAGATTTTGCAAGCTTTGATTTCGGGGATATTTTTGACCAATTTTTTTCCGGCGGCGGGTTTTCTTCAAGAAGAGGCAGAGGCAGCAGAAGGAGAGGGGCGGATATAAGGGCAGATATAGAAATTACTTTGGAAGAAGCTGCATCAGGAACAAAAAGGGCCCTGAATATACCAAGGATAGAGAAATGCCCTGAATGCCATGGTACTGGGGCTGAATCAGATTCTGATATCAAAGAATGCCCTGAATGCCATGGTACGGGAGCAAGCAGGAAAACGCAGAGAACTCCCTTTGGAATGTTTGCAACAACATCTGCATGCAGGAGATGCAGGGGCAGCGGAAAAATTATTGAGAAAGAATGCGGCAAATGCGACGGCACGGGCCTTGTAAAGAACACCAGAAAGATTGAGGTTAAGATACCCGCAGGAGCTGAAGAGGGCACAAACTTGCGAATAACAGGAGAGGGGGAAGCAGGCGAAGCAGGGGCAGGCACAGGAGACCTTTATCTTATTGTCCATGTCAAAGATCATCCGGTTTTCGACAGGGATGGGGATAACCTGCATGTTAATTTAAGGGTTCCTTTTGCCACTGCTGCATTGGGAGGCGAAGTAGAGGTGCCTACGCTGGATGGAAAAGCCAAACTGCGGATTCCTGCAGGCACACAGCCCGGAACAATATTCAGGATGAAAGGAAGGGGAATTCCTTTCCTGCACGGCTACGGCCAGGGAGACGAGATGGTCGAGATAACAATCAAAGTTCCTGATAAACTAAATAAGAAGCAGAAAGACCTTTTGAAGGAATTCGAGAAATCCGGAAAGAAGAAAAGATTCTTCAAGTGA